A genomic stretch from Haloferax sp. Atlit-12N includes:
- a CDS encoding geranylgeranyl reductase family protein: MSTDENDTAEESSASPRTQSVDVVVVGAGTSGCYAAATIANAGYDVTIVERKSAEEAGHIACGDALKGADAFPEAIPKSKIEPAFTNTEVDHGRFEIPQEDTVLDIPVPGELAVIDRWEYGRLIIEGAEETGVELHYDTVVQDVTQDDDGTVTGIVGKHDGEVVEYDADIVIDGAGSLSLLQDKVDFSDATFDTNVSYQHFSSAYREVVEVPEPVEWSDALVFKPAEVAAGYVWYFPRTETEINAGLGFQMTEEPMKLVDDLKQDLRERPEFEGAEVIDKLGAALPTRRPYDSATAPGYMAVGDAAAHVNPTTGGGIAGAAYAGKYAGEQAAIALEAGDVSEEMLWRYNQRVMDHFGGRYASLDVYNILSTAVDVDDLMGLIASIPGEKLAEALYSGTTSFGPVLLAQTAASSYGHWSQIYEFFKIKRLADELLAHYGRYPSRPSALEGWKVERDRIMDDIYELTGADPKY, from the coding sequence ATGTCCACAGACGAGAACGACACCGCCGAGGAGTCCTCGGCGAGCCCACGGACCCAGTCCGTGGACGTGGTGGTCGTCGGCGCGGGAACCTCCGGCTGTTACGCCGCCGCCACCATCGCGAACGCGGGCTACGACGTGACCATCGTCGAGCGGAAGTCCGCGGAGGAAGCGGGGCACATCGCCTGCGGGGACGCCCTGAAAGGTGCTGACGCCTTCCCCGAGGCGATTCCGAAGTCGAAAATCGAGCCCGCGTTCACCAACACCGAGGTCGACCACGGCCGCTTCGAGATTCCGCAGGAGGACACCGTCCTCGACATCCCGGTCCCCGGCGAACTCGCCGTCATCGACCGCTGGGAGTACGGCCGCCTCATCATCGAAGGCGCGGAGGAGACCGGCGTCGAACTCCACTACGACACGGTCGTCCAAGACGTGACACAGGACGACGACGGTACCGTCACCGGCATCGTCGGCAAGCACGACGGCGAGGTCGTCGAGTACGACGCCGACATCGTCATCGACGGCGCTGGCTCGCTGTCGCTCCTGCAGGACAAGGTGGACTTCTCCGACGCCACCTTCGACACGAACGTCTCCTACCAGCACTTCTCGTCGGCGTACCGCGAGGTCGTCGAGGTTCCCGAACCCGTCGAGTGGTCTGACGCGCTCGTGTTCAAGCCCGCCGAGGTCGCCGCGGGCTACGTCTGGTACTTCCCGCGGACCGAGACCGAGATCAACGCCGGCCTCGGCTTCCAGATGACGGAGGAGCCGATGAAGCTCGTCGACGACCTGAAGCAGGACCTCCGGGAGCGTCCCGAGTTCGAGGGCGCGGAGGTCATCGACAAACTCGGTGCCGCCCTCCCGACCCGCCGGCCCTACGACTCGGCGACTGCGCCGGGGTACATGGCCGTCGGCGACGCCGCGGCCCACGTCAACCCGACGACTGGCGGCGGCATCGCCGGCGCAGCCTACGCCGGCAAGTACGCCGGCGAGCAGGCCGCAATCGCGCTCGAAGCCGGCGACGTGAGCGAGGAGATGCTCTGGCGCTACAACCAGCGCGTCATGGACCACTTCGGCGGCCGCTACGCCAGCCTCGACGTGTACAACATCCTCTCGACCGCCGTCGACGTGGACGACCTGATGGGCCTCATCGCCTCCATCCCCGGCGAAAAGCTCGCAGAAGCGCTCTACTCCGGGACGACCTCGTTCGGTCCCGTCCTCCTCGCACAGACCGCGGCGTCGAGCTACGGCCACTGGAGCCAGATTTACGAGTTCTTCAAAATCAAGCGCCTCGCCGACGAACTGCTGGCCCACTACGGCCGCTATCCGAGTCGGCCGAGCGCCCTCGAAGGATGGAAAGTCGAGCGGGACCGCATCATGGACGACATCTACGAACTCACGGGCGCGGACCCGAAGTACTGA
- a CDS encoding HAMP domain-containing sensor histidine kinase produces the protein MGLLGGESTEDTDLRPGLAVVGIAVGVAVVQVAVFPDSPEIHWLRFAVELLLVPIPLAGAFVVGSLRDVQTVWRPLYVGTALFTVYAVSDAVDEVVVQPEAFTLAFEDGALLVGSAALAVGAVRWSTLRDARETDLRRRNDRLDQFASVITHDLRNPLNVAQMRLELARDGHGTEHLSTVADAHDRMEALIQDVLQLARAGESVGEVERVSLATVAADAVTNTSLGASGLTVEADAELLADRGRLTAVFENLFRNAVEHGSTGNQTTSGDAVEHGSTGSRISSDDAVEHGSTGNRTVSGDAVEHGSTGSRISSDDAVERSSKGNQTASDSVERGTVGGRLSPDEAPNPGVRRPVPDATDGGTPGVNVRVGPLDDGFFVEDDGPGIPPEERERIFESGYSTDSRGTGLGLAIVSGVADAHGWEVSATDGENGGARFEFRNVSFAAETEVSTSGPRP, from the coding sequence GTCGCCGTCTTCCCCGACAGCCCCGAGATTCACTGGCTCCGGTTCGCCGTGGAACTCCTCTTGGTTCCGATTCCGCTCGCCGGTGCGTTCGTCGTCGGGAGCCTCCGCGACGTGCAGACGGTCTGGCGACCGCTGTACGTCGGAACCGCGCTGTTCACCGTCTACGCCGTCAGCGACGCGGTCGACGAGGTCGTCGTCCAGCCCGAAGCGTTCACGCTCGCCTTCGAGGACGGAGCGCTTCTCGTCGGGTCCGCCGCGCTCGCGGTCGGCGCGGTCCGGTGGTCGACTCTCCGCGACGCCCGCGAGACGGACCTCCGCCGCCGCAACGACCGGCTCGACCAGTTCGCGTCGGTCATCACGCACGACCTCAGAAACCCGCTGAACGTCGCCCAGATGCGGCTCGAACTCGCCCGTGACGGCCACGGGACCGAGCACCTCTCGACGGTCGCCGACGCCCACGACCGGATGGAGGCGCTCATCCAAGACGTGTTACAGCTCGCCCGAGCCGGCGAGTCGGTCGGCGAGGTCGAGCGCGTCAGCCTCGCCACCGTGGCAGCGGACGCGGTAACGAACACCAGTCTCGGCGCGTCGGGCCTGACCGTCGAGGCCGACGCGGAACTGCTCGCCGACAGAGGACGGCTCACCGCCGTCTTCGAGAACCTGTTTCGGAACGCTGTGGAACACGGTTCCACAGGCAACCAGACTACGTCTGGTGACGCCGTCGAGCATGGCTCGACGGGCAGTCGGATTTCATCCGACGACGCTGTGGAACACGGTTCCACAGGCAACCGGACTGTGTCCGGTGACGCCGTCGAGCATGGCTCGACGGGCAGTCGGATTTCATCCGACGACGCTGTAGAACGCAGTTCGAAAGGCAACCAGACCGCGTCTGACTCCGTCGAGCGCGGCACGGTCGGTGGTCGCCTGTCGCCCGACGAGGCACCGAACCCGGGAGTCAGACGACCGGTGCCGGACGCCACCGACGGGGGAACGCCCGGCGTCAACGTCCGGGTCGGCCCGCTGGATGACGGCTTCTTCGTCGAGGACGACGGCCCCGGTATCCCGCCGGAAGAACGCGAGCGCATCTTCGAGTCGGGCTACAGCACCGACTCGCGAGGGACCGGCCTCGGCCTCGCTATCGTCTCCGGCGTCGCCGACGCGCACGGCTGGGAGGTGTCGGCGACGGACGGCGAAAACGGTGGTGCCCGGTTCGAGTTCCGAAACGTCTCGTTCGCGGCGGAGACCGAGGTCAGTACTTCGGGTCCGCGCCCGTGA